The Planktothrix sp. FACHB-1365 genome has a segment encoding these proteins:
- a CDS encoding DNA phosphorothioation-associated putative methyltransferase has product MSSSHHLVFPPQSYSWECLTASEVLTQQNSPNGDVRVGNNLLMFLALQALQRQVPPRLNCFKTFSPEIQQEIYNYFGSYQHTCLIIDQLLLNLQNPNFINQSCQQSFLGKKLPNALYIHRSALGELNILLRIYEQLSRFYLPLLKPFTLIKFHTNQPVISYLFYPDFDQDPHPALTASFQVNVKTGQVNLMDYSNSDNPPILHRKETFVSSDYPHYEKFTQLTQTEEKLGLLEPRRVSVSALDAELIQSETRLYRTIGTRKGWQQHLNKHGVEIQDHQVIKIGDHLESLIPINPDDPLAFLPKIERHRAALPRKTLSRPVRLALEAELFQKETTFFDYGCGYGGDIQRLAEQGYISTGWDPYYSPQTPRVESDIVNLGYVINVIECQTERREALIQAWDLTQKVLIIAAQVLVDTQEKGIMVYGDGVITSRNTFQKYYQQEELKVYIDQVLNVDAIPLDLGVYIVFRDETEAEKFRASRFRSRLTSPKVRLNIKRFEDYQDLLQPLIQFVSDRGRLPVDTELPEEEPIKQEFGSLKRAFQVILQATNPDEWDIIAHKRRQDLLVYIALSRFGRRPKLFQLSEQMKNDIKGLFGSYKKSCNLADLMLYTLGDPKIIANHCQNSAVGQKRANSLWIHISALEKLDPLLRLYEGCASQTLGRPEGANLIKFHIKTPKISYLFSPDFDLEPHPTLSTCMQIDLRDLQVSYQAYDGPNPPILHRKETLVTPEYPHYQQLVRLSDQEEKWGLLDNFRLIRTRLGWLKCLEDHCAEIRGYRVYWRTDADPYRVKLLRSARRARNKLQSSDP; this is encoded by the coding sequence ATGAGTAGTAGTCATCATCTCGTTTTTCCTCCCCAGAGTTATTCTTGGGAATGTCTTACTGCCTCTGAGGTTTTAACTCAACAAAACTCTCCCAATGGTGATGTCCGGGTCGGGAATAATTTACTGATGTTTCTTGCTTTACAAGCTCTGCAACGACAAGTTCCCCCTCGTCTGAACTGTTTTAAGACTTTTTCTCCCGAAATTCAACAAGAAATTTATAATTATTTTGGCAGTTACCAACACACTTGTCTGATTATTGATCAACTGTTATTGAATCTGCAAAACCCGAATTTTATTAATCAATCTTGTCAGCAAAGTTTCTTGGGGAAAAAACTTCCCAATGCTTTATATATTCATCGTTCAGCTTTAGGCGAATTAAATATTTTATTACGAATTTATGAACAATTAAGCCGTTTTTATTTACCCTTGCTCAAACCCTTTACTCTGATCAAATTTCATACCAATCAACCCGTTATTTCTTATTTATTTTATCCTGACTTTGATCAAGATCCCCATCCGGCTTTAACGGCTAGTTTTCAAGTTAATGTTAAAACCGGACAAGTCAATCTTATGGATTATTCTAATAGTGATAATCCGCCAATTTTACATCGAAAAGAAACCTTTGTGAGTTCTGATTATCCCCATTATGAAAAATTCACCCAACTGACTCAAACTGAAGAAAAATTAGGATTATTAGAACCCCGACGAGTATCCGTCTCTGCTTTAGATGCAGAATTGATTCAATCAGAAACTCGTCTCTATCGCACCATTGGAACTCGCAAAGGATGGCAACAACACTTAAATAAACATGGGGTAGAAATTCAAGATCATCAGGTGATAAAAATTGGAGATCATTTAGAGTCTTTAATTCCGATTAATCCCGATGATCCCTTAGCTTTTCTCCCTAAAATTGAACGTCATCGTGCCGCCCTTCCTCGAAAAACTTTATCCCGTCCGGTTCGTTTAGCATTAGAAGCGGAACTCTTTCAAAAAGAGACTACTTTTTTTGATTATGGCTGTGGATATGGGGGAGATATTCAACGATTAGCAGAACAGGGATATATCAGCACCGGATGGGACCCTTATTATTCTCCCCAGACCCCTCGTGTTGAATCAGATATTGTCAATTTAGGCTATGTAATTAATGTCATTGAATGTCAAACGGAACGACGAGAAGCGTTAATTCAGGCGTGGGATTTAACCCAAAAGGTGTTAATTATCGCAGCCCAAGTATTAGTCGATACTCAAGAAAAAGGCATCATGGTTTATGGGGATGGAGTGATTACCAGTCGCAATACTTTTCAGAAATACTATCAACAGGAAGAACTCAAAGTTTATATTGATCAGGTGTTAAATGTTGATGCTATTCCTTTAGATTTAGGAGTTTATATTGTTTTTCGGGATGAAACAGAAGCTGAAAAATTTCGCGCCTCTCGCTTTCGTTCCCGGTTAACTTCTCCCAAAGTCCGGTTAAACATTAAACGCTTTGAAGATTATCAAGATTTACTGCAACCCTTGATTCAATTTGTTAGCGATCGCGGTCGTTTACCCGTCGATACCGAACTTCCAGAAGAAGAACCCATTAAACAAGAATTCGGCAGTCTGAAACGTGCATTTCAAGTGATTTTACAAGCAACAAATCCCGATGAATGGGATATAATCGCCCATAAACGCCGTCAAGATCTACTGGTTTATATTGCCTTAAGTCGGTTTGGTCGTCGCCCTAAACTGTTTCAGCTTTCAGAACAAATGAAAAATGATATAAAAGGTTTATTCGGTAGTTATAAAAAATCTTGTAATTTAGCTGATCTAATGTTATATACTCTTGGTGATCCTAAAATTATTGCCAACCATTGCCAAAATAGTGCAGTCGGTCAAAAACGAGCCAATTCCCTCTGGATTCATATTTCAGCATTGGAAAAACTTGATCCCTTACTGCGACTCTATGAGGGATGCGCGAGTCAAACTCTCGGTCGTCCTGAAGGTGCAAACTTAATTAAGTTTCATATCAAAACGCCCAAAATTTCCTATTTATTTTCTCCCGATTTTGATCTCGAACCTCATCCGACTCTGAGCACTTGTATGCAAATTGACTTACGGGATCTTCAGGTGAGCTATCAAGCCTATGATGGCCCTAATCCCCCCATATTGCATCGCAAAGAAACCTTGGTCACGCCAGAGTATCCCCACTATCAACAGTTGGTTAGACTCAGTGACCAAGAAGAAAAATGGGGACTGTTGGATAACTTTCGTTTGATTCGGACGCGCCTGGGTTGGTTAAAATGTTTAGAAGATCATTGTGCTGAAATCAGGGGTTATCGTGTCTACTGGCGTACCGATGCCGATCCTTACCGGGTTAAATTATTGCGTTCTGCTCGTCGGGCTCGAAATAAATTACAGTCCTCTGATCCATAA
- the mrdA gene encoding penicillin-binding protein 2, translated as MANESLFPGQSHYVTIPEQQHPTLRRRRMHKSVAFLLLIGCFFSGLGIQLARLQLIQGEYHRVRAENNRLRLIPVPAKRGQILDRNGFLLAGSQLSRSVYLWPQEQSPQQWKITAQQLQSILKVPASEILEKLEKTGYRSRIPVRVSPNLSPGMFIGLAEKVENLRGVEVRGESRRSYPNGNLLAHILGYIGEATSEELKANPDYPMGMMVGKMGIEKLANSKIQGVWGNRLIEVDAKGQEIQELGLQSPKQGESMGLTVDLALQKTAEKALANRRGAVVVLDVKTGGILALTSGPTFDPNLFTDQVTSQEWKQLQGAEQPLLNRALQGYPPGSTFKIVTTTAGIESRKFSLTSKLATASAIKIGGIAFHEHGNGYGVIGFKDALAFSSNTFFYQVGMKTGPENIAKWGKELGIAGTINLDLLGLDGANHGQIPTPKEKEKLYGEPWYVGDTVTMAIGQGLVLVTPLELAVMISTVANNGWRVQPHLLMSQTNTSETKPMKTKISASTLNLIRAGLIDVVKKGTGRGLNDGTIPLTGGKTGTVEIPGQPDNAMYVGFGPANKPEIAIAVVVEAGGYGAVSAAPIAHDIFKTYFSNRNVPTQSKP; from the coding sequence ATGGCTAACGAATCCTTATTTCCGGGTCAATCCCATTATGTCACAATTCCTGAACAACAACACCCAACGCTCCGACGTCGCCGGATGCACAAAAGCGTTGCTTTCTTATTATTAATCGGATGTTTTTTTAGCGGTTTAGGAATTCAACTCGCCCGGTTACAATTAATTCAAGGAGAATATCATCGAGTTCGAGCCGAAAATAATCGCTTACGTTTGATTCCTGTTCCTGCAAAACGAGGTCAAATTTTAGATCGAAACGGGTTTTTATTGGCGGGAAGTCAACTGTCTCGCTCGGTTTATTTATGGCCCCAAGAACAATCTCCTCAACAATGGAAAATTACCGCCCAACAACTGCAATCTATTTTAAAAGTTCCCGCTTCTGAAATTCTGGAAAAATTAGAAAAAACCGGTTATCGTTCTCGAATTCCGGTGCGCGTTAGTCCGAATTTATCTCCCGGAATGTTTATTGGTTTAGCCGAGAAAGTGGAAAATTTACGCGGTGTGGAAGTGCGGGGAGAATCCCGAAGAAGTTATCCTAATGGCAATTTATTGGCTCATATTTTAGGTTATATTGGGGAAGCGACATCGGAAGAATTAAAAGCAAATCCTGATTATCCAATGGGAATGATGGTGGGAAAAATGGGGATTGAAAAATTAGCCAATTCTAAAATCCAGGGAGTTTGGGGAAATCGATTAATTGAAGTGGATGCGAAAGGACAGGAAATTCAAGAGTTAGGATTGCAATCTCCAAAACAAGGAGAATCTATGGGTTTAACGGTAGATTTAGCTTTACAAAAAACCGCCGAAAAAGCCTTAGCTAATCGTCGAGGGGCGGTTGTGGTTTTAGATGTTAAAACTGGAGGAATTTTAGCGTTAACCAGTGGGCCGACTTTTGATCCCAATCTCTTTACGGATCAAGTAACGTCGCAGGAATGGAAACAACTTCAAGGCGCTGAACAACCTTTATTAAATCGAGCTTTACAGGGATATCCCCCCGGTAGTACCTTTAAAATTGTGACGACAACGGCCGGAATTGAATCCAGAAAATTTTCACTCACTTCTAAATTAGCAACTGCTTCAGCAATTAAAATTGGTGGGATTGCTTTTCATGAACATGGAAATGGTTATGGTGTGATTGGATTTAAGGATGCTTTAGCTTTTAGTAGTAATACCTTTTTCTATCAAGTGGGGATGAAAACAGGGCCAGAAAATATCGCAAAATGGGGCAAAGAATTGGGAATTGCGGGAACGATTAATTTAGATTTATTGGGGTTAGATGGAGCAAATCACGGACAAATTCCTACCCCAAAAGAGAAGGAAAAGTTATATGGAGAACCTTGGTATGTAGGAGATACGGTAACCATGGCAATTGGTCAAGGTTTAGTCTTAGTTACCCCCTTAGAATTGGCGGTGATGATTTCTACTGTTGCTAATAATGGTTGGCGAGTTCAACCCCATTTATTAATGTCTCAAACGAATACATCTGAAACTAAACCGATGAAAACAAAAATTTCTGCATCCACACTGAATCTCATTCGCGCTGGATTAATTGATGTGGTGAAAAAAGGAACGGGACGAGGATTAAATGATGGCACAATTCCTTTAACGGGGGGAAAAACGGGAACAGTTGAAATCCCTGGACAGCCGGATAATGCAATGTATGTTGGGTTTGGGCCTGCTAATAAACCGGAAATTGCGATCGCTGTGGTGGTGGAAGCGGGAGGATATGGAGCAGTTTCTGCGGCTCCGATTGCCCATGACATTTTTAAAACCTATTTTAGCAATCGAAACGTTCCAACTCAATCTAAACCTTAA
- a CDS encoding metallophosphoesterase yields the protein MSLNRRQFLGLSGLSACSVIAWEIKKRFLTTSETSHQEIPLTHHAIAAVPSSHQPLFRFIAIGDAGTGEIGQYDVANAMFRYYQNNPFQVVTLLGDNIYTNGEIEKINAVFEKPYQPLLKENVKFYACLGNHDLRTENGDRQVTYPLFNMKGRYYSFQYDPVEFFVLDANHNADWENQMPWLENQLQKSQSPWKIVYSHFPIYSSGVYGVNEELINRLTPLFKQYKVQLYMNGHEHDYERTKPIEGTTYLTTGIGGAPIRPVGRSEWTATAASTLGFTAIEIYADHLMIRGIDPEDQVFDEGIIKLHGSL from the coding sequence ATGTCATTGAATCGCCGTCAATTTTTAGGGTTAAGTGGTCTGAGTGCGTGTAGTGTGATTGCATGGGAGATTAAAAAGCGGTTTTTGACGACTTCTGAAACTTCACATCAAGAAATTCCGTTAACACATCATGCGATCGCAGCAGTTCCTAGTAGTCATCAACCGTTATTTCGTTTTATCGCGATTGGAGATGCAGGCACAGGAGAGATAGGGCAATATGATGTCGCTAATGCCATGTTTCGCTATTATCAAAACAATCCTTTTCAAGTGGTAACTTTACTAGGAGATAATATTTATACAAATGGTGAAATTGAGAAAATCAACGCCGTTTTTGAGAAACCCTATCAACCCTTACTCAAAGAAAATGTTAAATTTTATGCCTGTTTAGGAAATCACGATCTTAGAACAGAAAATGGAGATCGTCAAGTAACTTATCCTTTATTTAACATGAAGGGTCGTTACTATAGTTTTCAATATGATCCGGTGGAATTTTTTGTTTTAGATGCCAATCATAATGCGGACTGGGAAAACCAAATGCCTTGGTTAGAAAACCAACTGCAAAAAAGTCAATCTCCTTGGAAAATTGTTTATAGTCATTTTCCCATTTATTCTTCTGGAGTATATGGTGTTAATGAAGAATTAATTAATCGCTTAACGCCATTATTTAAACAATATAAGGTTCAACTTTATATGAATGGTCATGAACATGATTATGAACGCACGAAACCGATTGAGGGTACCACTTATTTAACAACGGGTATCGGAGGCGCTCCCATTCGGCCAGTCGGACGTTCAGAGTGGACAGCAACCGCCGCCTCAACGTTAGGATTTACGGCGATTGAAATTTATGCTGATCATCTCATGATTCGCGGGATTGATCCTGAAGATCAAGTGTTTGATGAAGGGATAATTAAATTGCATGGATCGCTTTAA